From Intestinibacillus sp. Marseille-P6563, one genomic window encodes:
- a CDS encoding type IV secretory system conjugative DNA transfer family protein, whose amino-acid sequence GQQGSVSVQNQITGRDLLDPAEIGKIDRTECIVQITGLPPFRCPKYDLTKHKRYKLTGLANPEYMYDIEKEISEFRTRGSESSGRKSEDKHLKVDVSELMNL is encoded by the coding sequence GGGCAACAGGGTAGTGTATCGGTGCAGAATCAAATCACTGGACGAGATCTGCTAGACCCTGCAGAAATCGGAAAAATTGATCGGACGGAGTGTATTGTACAAATCACTGGCTTGCCGCCATTCCGGTGCCCCAAATATGATTTGACAAAGCACAAACGATATAAGCTTACTGGTCTTGCAAACCCGGAATACATGTATGACATCGAAAAGGAGATATCTGAATTTCGGACACGAGGCAGCGAAAGCAGCGGTAGAAAATCCGAGGATAAACACCTGAAAGTTGATGTCAGCGAACTGATGAATTTATAA